DNA from Daucus carota subsp. sativus chromosome 1, DH1 v3.0, whole genome shotgun sequence:
GAATGTGCCCGGAATCACAAGGGAGAATGTAGCTAGCCACCTTCAGGTAAATCTATTATTTCCCAACTTCTTCCATGTGTTGACTCATTAGAGCAATAAAGGGTTCGACCACTTGCTAACATGATATTTAATTGGACATTGTCCTGTCAATGTATTACTAGCAATAGGGATTTTGCAACAAATGATTGAGGGATATGTATCTCTGCTGTTGATTTGGTGCAGAAATATCGTATATATCTTAGAAGGCTAAGTGGACAGCACCAGAGTGGACTTAGTAACTCCTTCATGGGGTCCCAGGAAGCACCATTTGGGTCCATGCCTTCATTTAGTAGCCTTGAGTTGCAAGCTCTTGCTGCTAGTGGTCAAATCCCTGCACAAAGTCTTGCTACAATCCAAGCTGCCTCACATGGTAGGTCTGCCACAAAATCTGCCATTTCTCCCCTAGTTGATCAAAGAAATTTGTTTAGCTTTGAGTCCCCAAAGCTACATTTTGGAGAGGGCCAGCGCAATAACAGTACGCAAATGAACTTCCTCCATGGTATCCCTACAAATATGGAACCAAAGCAGCTTGTCAGTTTGCATCAAACTGCAAATTCACTCGGAGGCATGATGCAAGGCACCCAGAGCAACCCGTTAATGGTGCAGATGGCTCAACCATACTCAAGAGCACAGAATGAAAGTATTAGTAATTATGCATCTAGGTTTCCATCATCCATAGGGTTGTCAAATGGGATTGCAAGTGGTGTTATTGGACGAAGTGCTTTAGTTGACAACGTTAAGGGACCAGTTTACAATCAAGTCTCTCAGCCTTCCTCAATAGCAGATTTCTCTGTGAGCCGCAGTGAAGATTTGTCGGGGACTGGTTTTTCTATTGGGGGAAGTTTAGGGAGTTCACTTATTTCATCCAAAGGGGTGCTCCAAGGAGAGCCAAGCATGGAAGTGAAAGAATCAAGGGGAGAGGGTGCAAGTTATGATATCTTTAATGATCTGCATCAGCAGAAATCTCAAGATTGGAGTTTACGTAATGTGGGATTGACTTATGACACGTCCCAACATATGAACATGCAAGAAAACACTGATGCTTCCTCGTATTTAGTTCAACAAAGTTTTATGGCTAACCAAGATACTGCACACAGTAGAAACTCATCAACTGGTAAGGAAGTGTTTCCTGGTGGGGACGAAAGAGCACAAAGGAATGAACCAATCATAGGTCAGCAGCCTAATGCACATCACACTGACAACTCGTTCCGAGTCAAGGCTGAAAGTTTTCCCGAAACTAG
Protein-coding regions in this window:
- the LOC108194170 gene encoding two-component response regulator ARR2 isoform X2; the encoded protein is MHLGTCQLTKSGSAMPTSSGSAGDAVSDQFPVGLRVLVVDDDPTCLMILYKMLLSCRYNATKCNRADIALSLLREKKGGFDIVISDVHMPDMDGFKLLEHIGLEMDLPVIMMSADDSKNVVMKGVTHGACDYLIKPVRIEALKNIWQHVVRKKKHEYKDFEQSGSVEDGDRQQKTPDDVDYSSSANEGSWRSSKRRKDEEDDTEDRDDTSSQKKPRVVWSVDLHKQFVAAVNQLGIDKAFPKKILELMNVPGITRENVASHLQKYRIYLRRLSGQHQSGLSNSFMGSQEAPFGSMPSFSSLELQALAASGQIPAQSLATIQAASHGRSATKSAISPLVDQRNLFSFESPKLHFGEGQRNNSTQMNFLHGIPTNMEPKQLVSLHQTANSLGGMMQGTQSNPLMVQMAQPYSRAQNESISNYASRFPSSIGLSNGIASGVIGRSALVDNVKGPVYNQVSQPSSIADFSVSRSEDLSGTGFSIGGSLGSSLISSKGVLQGEPSMEVKESRGEGASYDIFNDLHQQKSQDWSLRNVGLTYDTSQHMNMQENTDASSYLVQQSFMANQDTAHSRNSSTGKEVFPGGDERAQRNEPIIGQQPNAHHTDNSFRVKAESFPETSNQNTLLPGHYDQDDLMSALFKQQGVESEFGFDGYSMDNLSA
- the LOC108194170 gene encoding two-component response regulator ARR2 isoform X1, encoding MHLGTCQLTKSGSAMPTSSGSAGDAVSDQFPVGLRVLVVDDDPTCLMILYKMLLSCRYNATKCNRADIALSLLREKKGGFDIVISDVHMPDMDGFKLLEHIGLEMDLPVIMMSADDSKNVVMKGVTHGACDYLIKPVRIEALKNIWQHVVRKKKHEYKDFEQSGSVEDGDRQQKTPDDVDYSSSANEGSWRSSKRRKDEEDDTEDRDDTSSQKKPRVVWSVDLHKQFVAAVNQLGIDKAFPKKILELMNVPGITRENVASHLQKYRIYLRRLSGQHQSGLSNSFMGSQEAPFGSMPSFSSLELQALAASGQIPAQSLATIQAASHGRSATKSAISPLVDQRNLFSFESPKLHFGEGQRNNSTQMNFLHGIPTNMEPKQLVSLHQTANSLGGMMQGTQSNPLMVQMAQPYSRAQNESISNYASRFPSSIGLSNGIASGVIGRSALVDNVKGPVYNQVSQPSSIADFSVSRSEDLSGTGFSIGGSLGSSLISSKGVLQGEPSMEVKESRGEGASYDIFNDLHQQKSQDWSLRNVGLTYDTSQHMNMQENTDASSYLVQQSFMANQDTAHSRNSSTGKEVFPGGDERAQRNEPIIGQQPNAHHTDNSFRVKAESFPETSNQNTLLPGHYDQDDLMSALFKQQQGVESEFGFDGYSMDNLSA